The Lachnospiraceae bacterium KM106-2 nucleotide sequence TTCAAAATAATAGCGACATCTTTTAAACTCTGGTTTTAATGTGGTTGTCCACCAAATCTGATGCTTCAGTTTCTTCTTATAAGGAATCTCTTCTCTTTGTGGAACCCACTGCTCATTTCCTCCAAGAATACCTGCACTAAACGGATCACCATAACAGATGAATACTCTTTCTACATCATATCCAGTTTTAAGATTGACAATGAGCTCACTCTCATTTAGCGGGTAACAATAATTATCTGTTGTTCTGTGATAAACTGCACTAAAGTTCATAACACCCTCACTCCTACTTTAATATAACAATTGAATATGGTGGTAACGTAATCTTCTTTTCTTCTAATTCTGGTTCCTTATCATTTACAGTTAAAGAACCCTTAATTCTTGAAAAACCATATTTTTCTTTGTTCAGAGTTAATTTCTTCTCCTTACTGCTGTTATTCATGAGCATTCCAATCTTACTTTTCTTATAAGTCTTGGTAATAGCAACGATATCCCCATCCGTAATATCATTCATAACATTAATGGTTCCTCTTGCAATTTCAGGATTTTCATTTCTCAATCGAATTGCATGTTTATAATAATTCCATATGGAAGTATCATCTTTTTCTTGTTCTTCAACGGAGCCAAATTTATTTTTCTGCTTCTCCATACCGATTGGTCCGTCTGTCGTCTCATCCGTTTTTTCTTTTGTCCACCTCATTGGTGCACGTTTGTTCTCATCTTTTCCATTTCCACTCATTCCAATCTCTTCGCCATAATAAATGAAACTGCTTCCATTCATCATAAGATTGATTCCACCCATAAACTTAACTTTGTCTTTATCATAACTGACATAGGATACTGGTCTATCGTTATCATGATTACTGATAAAAGGTGCATCAATATAATTCTTATTGCTTTCTTGGAATGTACTTTGGATCGTCTTTAAATTTTCGGCAAATGTCTTGCCTGCTGAACCATTGCCAGCCATTCGGACTGTCTCTGGGATAATTCCATCGACTCCGCCCAAGGTATAATTAAATATACTATCTATACCACTTGTGTAATAATCTGAGATTGTTGTAAACTCATCCCATACTTCAGCTACAACATAGATCTTATTACTCTTACGTTGTACATATCGGCTAAACCATTTTAAAACTTCAATATTTTTTTCGGGATTTCCGCTAAAATATTCTTTCGAAGCATCCAGACGAAAGCCTCCGATACCTAAATCTAACCAATAATCTGCTACTTTTTGAATTTCTTTTTTAACATTTTGATCATCTAAATTTAAGTCCGGCATATTCTCAGCAAAGACACCTTGATAATACCAGTCGGTTCCTTTTACCTGATAATAAGTACTCTTATCTTGCATATCCTTTGCAAAATTATAATACTTAATATATTTACATTCTTTTTCATCCGGCTTTTTACCTGCAGGAAGCTGCTTCAAATAATCAGTTGCTTTCACAAACCATTCCTGCTTATTTGATGTATGGTTGAACACCATATCTATAATTAACTTGATTCCCCGTTTATTGCATTCAGCAACTAACTTCTTAAAATCCTTCTTTGTACCATAGGAAGGATCCACAGAATAATAATCATTTACATCATATTTATGGTAGGAATCTGATGGCATAATTGGCATCAACCATATTCCATTACATCCCAGATCACTAATATAATCTAACTTTGATATTAACCCATTAATATCACCGATTCCATCTTTGTTGCTGTCGCAAAAGGAATATAAGAAAACTTCATAGTAAGTACGATTATTATCATCAATAATATTTAATTTTTCATTTGAATCTTTTTTATTGCCACACGCTGTTAGAAAAGTAATACATAAAACCAGAAGTACTAGTTTTAAAATACTCTTTTTCATCCTCTTCTCCTTAAAAACTGCCAGGTGCAGGTTCTCCTGCACCCTGACAGTATAACATCAACCTTTTACAGCTCCTGATAAACCTTCTACATAATACTTCTGAGTAACAATGAATAATAACGCAATTGGAATGGATACACATACTGCGCCTGCTGTAAATCTTGTGAACCATGTCTGAACATATTCTTGTTGAACCATAGTCCATAAACCAATAGATACTGTATATCTTTCATATTTATCACCCATGATAACACTTGCGAAAATGTAGTCTAACCATGGTGCTGTAAATGAAGTTAAAACAGTGTAGATAACGATTGGTTTTGATAAAGGCATTGTAATTCTAGTGAATACTTGGAACTTTGTAGCTCCATCAATATAAGCGGCTTCATCGATTGCCTTTGGAATTGTATCAAAGAAACCTTTTGCAATATAGTAAGACAAACCTGCACTACCGGAATATACTAAGATCAATGCGAATAAGCTTTGTGTAATACCGATTCCCTTTAAGATATAGTATACTGCGATCATAGACATGAATCCTGGGAACATACCAAGGACTAATGCAACGTTCATTAATGGCTTACGTGCTTTAAATCTCATTCTTGATAATACGAATGAAACAGATAAAACGAAAAATGTTGAAATGATGCAACAAAATACAGCTACGATAAGTGTATTCAAATACCATCTACCGAACATGAACTGAGTGTTATCCGTCCATAAACTGATATAGTTACAGAATGACCATTTCTTTGGGAAGAAATAAGGGAAATAAGCTCCCTGCTCTTCATTAAATGACTGAGCAACTACCCATACGATTGGGATTAACCAAACAATTGATAATGCAATCAATAATGCATGTGATAATATATCTTTCACTATTCTTTTTCTTTTCATTATTGGAATCCCTCCTCATTCTTATATGAGCCAGTTCTACGATAAGTAATAAGTGATAATGTACCACTGATTACGAATACTAAGATACCGATAACGGATGCATATGAGTAATCGAAACTTGTTGTTGTTAATTTATATAACCACGTTACAAGCAAATCGGTTGTACCTGACTGATAGTAATCAAGTGATGCTGGAAGACCACCGGTCAAGAAGTAAATAACATTGAAGTTATTGATATTACCAATAAACTGTGTAATTAAATATGGAGTTGTTACAAACAGCATATATGGTAATGTGATCTTTACGAATATAGTAAATGCATTTGCGCCATCTACTTTTGCTGCTTCATAATATTCAGCAGGAATGTTCTGTAAGATACCTGTTGTAATTAACATTGTATATGGAACACCAACCCAGCAGTTTACGATGATTACTGTAACTCTTGCCCATGTGGTGTCTGTTAAAAATGGAAGTGGTTCTTTGATCCATCCCCAGTTCTGCAATAATACGTTAATAATTCCTGTTCTTTGTAACATATTGTTGATAACCAATAAAGAAACGAACTGTGGTATTGCAATCGTAAGAACGAAAATAGTTCTCCATAATCCTTTACAACGAGTTGTCTTTCTATTAATTAACATGGCTAAAAGCATACCAAAAATATAGTTCAAGAAGGTAGCAAAGATAGCCCATACGATTGTCCAAATTAATATTGGCCAGAAGCTTTTACCTAACATACTTCCGGAGTTCAACATAGTTTTAAAATTACTGATACCAACCCAGTGGAACAAACTGCCTGGTGGTTGATGATCTTTATCGAAGTTTGTAAATGCAATCATGATCATAAAAATGATCGGTAAAATATTAAACAGTAAGATACCAATTGATGGCAAGAACAATAAAGTTCTATGTAACTTACTATCTAAATGTGCTTTAATATCTTCTAAAGCACTTGGTAATTTCTTTCCATTTTCCTTCAATTCTTGAGCATTATAGGCTGCTTTCACACCTGCCTGCCATACGAAGATGAAACAAGCGATTAAAAATACGGATACAACTCCTAATAATAAGATAATCATGGAGTTATCAAACGTCATTACACGATAAATTCCTTCAGATTCATCCCAAACTTGCTTTTGTGCAATCTTACCTAATGTCTTACATTGGGCAATACCACTGACACCTACTATTACCATATAGAAGATGAATCCAATTTCCATTGATAGGAACATCAATCCTTTGAGGATCTGTCCTCTGACTATATTGGATAAACCAAGTACAAAAAAAGAAAGTTTTGTCCAAATATCGCCCTTGACAAACATTTCTCCGATACGTTTTAACCTACCCTTAGGTTTAGGATTTACACCTGTACTGTCCTTTTTTCCTTTAGACATTCATCAAAACCTCCTTTTTATAAGAATCCTTAAGTTTATCCTTCCCCTCCTTAATAGGAGGGGATATAAACTTATTGATCTTGAATTCTTACTATTTAATTCCCTTTAAAATACCATCAACCATCTTATCAAGTTTAGCTTGCATATTGTCTTTTGTTACAGAGCCATCGATGATACCTGCACCTAAAGCTTGAGCTGGTGTCCAGAAGTTGTTCATCTGAGAAATAGAAGGTTGTAATGTAGAGTATTGAAGTTGTTCGTTAATAGCTTTAACAGCTGGATCTGCTTTTGCTAACTTACCACTGATTGCTTTTGAAGTTGGAGCAATTGATTGTGCATCAAGACGAACTTGTTGTGCTTCATCACTTGCTAAGTATTCAGCTAATGCTAAAGCAGCCTTTGGTGCTTTTGTCTGAGAGTTAACACCAACAACTTTGTATGATTTAAAGTTAGATAATTGAAGATCTTTACCACCCATTTTTACAGTTGGTAATTTAGCTGCTGCATAATTTTCACCTAAAGCTTTTTTATATGTAACAGCGTCCCAAGTTCCTGAACATGTTGCTGCGATCTTTCCTTGTTGGAAAAGTTTCTTTTCATTGTTGTTTGTAATATCAAATACTTTTTTAGTTTTGTATAAGTCTAATAAGTAATTACCTGCTTCTACGCCTTTTGCATCGTTGAAAGTACATTTCTTAGCATCTGTACCATCATCACCGAATAATTTATCGCCATTTGCGAAGAAGAATGCTGAGTTATACCAAGCATTATCAACATCGATTGCGAAGTTATATACACCTTTGTCAAATTTCTTTGCCATCATTGTATCTAATGATTTAACTTCATCTGCTGAGAACATGCTCTTATTGTAGTATAAGAACCATGAGTTTGCTGTATATGGGAAGCCATATAATTTATCTCCACTCTTAACAGCGGAAACTGCTTGCTCATCCATTGTCTTATTCATAGTAGCTTCTGCAGTTGGAGCAAGTGGATTTGTAATACCTGCTTCTACTAATCCTGCTAACTGATCTGTAGTATACATAAATACGTCAGCACCTGCAGCTGGATCTTTCTTTAAGTTCTTTAATGCATCACCTTCAGCACAGATACCAAATGTAAATTTAATATTCCATTCTGGATGTGCTTCATCAAACTTTTTACATAATTCTTTTAATACGCCCTCGCTATAAGAACCTACTTCTTTTTGATCATCTTGTGGAGACCATACTTTTAAACTAATGTTTTCTACAGTCTTCTTATCATTAGATGTGTCTTTTGTTTTGGTTGATGCTGCATCATTATTTGATTTTCCACAACCAGCGAAACTAGTGATTACCATTGCTGTTACAGCAAGTAAAGCAGTTGCTTTTTTCACTTTTCTCATAAATTACCTCTCCTTTTTACAGTTACCTGCATGAAATTTATATAAGTTTTAATTCTTACCCCCGATGAGCCCGAATTAAAAATCATACCGTAATTTACCTATTCATAACTAAAACATTCCAAAATATTCGAAACAACCATCACGTATGTATCTAAACATTTTCGAAACTTTTACTATATAATACCAACATCAATAACTAATGTCAATGTGTTTTTGATAATTTTTTAGTAATTTTTTATAGAAACCTCAATTATTAGTAATGTTAATATGTATAATATGTCATCGTTTACTTTTTTTAGCGAATATGATATAATCTATGAGTATCGAAAACTCAATAATTTTCGTAATATTTTATGAGTTTTTTTCATAAAAGCAAATTTGCCCATATACATAGAACGTTTATGTTCGCAATTGCTTAATTTGGAGGAATAATATGGTCACAATTAAAGACATAGCCAAACAATTAGGTATTTCTATTAGTACAGTATCCAAGGGCCTTAACGGCGCTAGTGATATTAGTGAAGAAATGAGACAATTAGTCTTAGATACTGCATTGGAAATGGGATATGTAACAAAAAACAAAAGACCTACCATTAGACATAAAGTAGCTATTATCGTTGAAAACATGGAATACGAAAATATTAATCAATTCGGATACGAAATCATGACTGGTTTTCGTTTAGCAGCCAATGAGCAACAATATGAAGTATCCATTATTCCGGTTGATTTATATTTCCAAGCAAAACAATCCTATGATAACATGATGATTCAAAATGGTTATTCTGGAGCGTTTATCCTTGGTTTTGATCTAACTGATGTATATATTAATCAGCTTCAATCTACTACGATTCCGACTGTTCTCTTTGATAACTATATTAGTAATAAACATGTTGGATATATTGGAACAGACAATACAGCGGGAATTGATGCATTGATCCAGCATCTATATGATCTAGGCCATCGTAATATCGCATTTCTAAATGGTGCAAAGCATAGTTTTATTACCGGGCGAAGATTTGACTTAATGCAAAAAGCAATGAAGAGTCTTGATTTAGAAATCCCTAAAAACATGGTTGCTTATGGAGAATTTGATCCATCTACTGCTAAGAAATATGTAAATGACTTCATTAACAACGGTGCTACTGCCATCGTATGCGGTAGTGATCTGATCGCCTCTGGTGTTATTAATGAACTACATCGTATCGGGAAGCGTGTACCTGAAGAAATCAGTGTAACAGGTTTTGATGATCTTCCAATTGCAAAATATCTAGCACCGCCACTTACTACAGTTCGCCAAGAACGTTTTACACTTGGAAAATTAGCATTTATGCTTCTAACTAATTTAATTCACAATATTTCAATTACAACCTTGTTGCTTCAATCCGAATTAATTGTTCGTGAAACTACGGGACCATGTAATCAGAAATAAGAAAAAGCGAAGATTACTAAATAATCTTCGCTTTTTTTCGTATTCGGTATCGAAATCTTGCGCAACCTGCGCAACTTAAATATTTTCGAAAACAGCATATTTTTATCTCAGCTTCATCGAAAAAGGACAGGTCCCAATTTTTAGGATCTGTCCTTTTTTGTTATCTGTCTATCTTATTGTACTGCTACATAATAATTAGCTGTTGTAGTAGATGCAAATGTCTTATTTAAAATCTTTACTTCATATGTTACATGAAATACAACTTGATTGTTCTCTACTGCTCGTTGAATCTTTGCTGTAACCATACTCTTAGAAACAAATTGATTTGTAAAGT carries:
- a CDS encoding maltose/maltodextrin ABC transporter, substrate binding periplasmic protein MalE; translation: MRKVKKATALLAVTAMVITSFAGCGKSNNDAASTKTKDTSNDKKTVENISLKVWSPQDDQKEVGSYSEGVLKELCKKFDEAHPEWNIKFTFGICAEGDALKNLKKDPAAGADVFMYTTDQLAGLVEAGITNPLAPTAEATMNKTMDEQAVSAVKSGDKLYGFPYTANSWFLYYNKSMFSADEVKSLDTMMAKKFDKGVYNFAIDVDNAWYNSAFFFANGDKLFGDDGTDAKKCTFNDAKGVEAGNYLLDLYKTKKVFDITNNNEKKLFQQGKIAATCSGTWDAVTYKKALGENYAAAKLPTVKMGGKDLQLSNFKSYKVVGVNSQTKAPKAALALAEYLASDEAQQVRLDAQSIAPTSKAISGKLAKADPAVKAINEQLQYSTLQPSISQMNNFWTPAQALGAGIIDGSVTKDNMQAKLDKMVDGILKGIK
- a CDS encoding maltose/maltodextrin ABC transporter, permease protein MalF, with protein sequence MSKGKKDSTGVNPKPKGRLKRIGEMFVKGDIWTKLSFFVLGLSNIVRGQILKGLMFLSMEIGFIFYMVIVGVSGIAQCKTLGKIAQKQVWDESEGIYRVMTFDNSMIILLLGVVSVFLIACFIFVWQAGVKAAYNAQELKENGKKLPSALEDIKAHLDSKLHRTLLFLPSIGILLFNILPIIFMIMIAFTNFDKDHQPPGSLFHWVGISNFKTMLNSGSMLGKSFWPILIWTIVWAIFATFLNYIFGMLLAMLINRKTTRCKGLWRTIFVLTIAIPQFVSLLVINNMLQRTGIINVLLQNWGWIKEPLPFLTDTTWARVTVIIVNCWVGVPYTMLITTGILQNIPAEYYEAAKVDGANAFTIFVKITLPYMLFVTTPYLITQFIGNINNFNVIYFLTGGLPASLDYYQSGTTDLLVTWLYKLTTTSFDYSYASVIGILVFVISGTLSLITYRRTGSYKNEEGFQ
- a CDS encoding maltose/maltodextrin ABC transporter, permease protein MalG encodes the protein MKRKRIVKDILSHALLIALSIVWLIPIVWVVAQSFNEEQGAYFPYFFPKKWSFCNYISLWTDNTQFMFGRWYLNTLIVAVFCCIISTFFVLSVSFVLSRMRFKARKPLMNVALVLGMFPGFMSMIAVYYILKGIGITQSLFALILVYSGSAGLSYYIAKGFFDTIPKAIDEAAYIDGATKFQVFTRITMPLSKPIVIYTVLTSFTAPWLDYIFASVIMGDKYERYTVSIGLWTMVQQEYVQTWFTRFTAGAVCVSIPIALLFIVTQKYYVEGLSGAVKG
- a CDS encoding alpha-amylase, translated to MKKSILKLVLLVLCITFLTACGNKKDSNEKLNIIDDNNRTYYEVFLYSFCDSNKDGIGDINGLISKLDYISDLGCNGIWLMPIMPSDSYHKYDVNDYYSVDPSYGTKKDFKKLVAECNKRGIKLIIDMVFNHTSNKQEWFVKATDYLKQLPAGKKPDEKECKYIKYYNFAKDMQDKSTYYQVKGTDWYYQGVFAENMPDLNLDDQNVKKEIQKVADYWLDLGIGGFRLDASKEYFSGNPEKNIEVLKWFSRYVQRKSNKIYVVAEVWDEFTTISDYYTSGIDSIFNYTLGGVDGIIPETVRMAGNGSAGKTFAENLKTIQSTFQESNKNYIDAPFISNHDNDRPVSYVSYDKDKVKFMGGINLMMNGSSFIYYGEEIGMSGNGKDENKRAPMRWTKEKTDETTDGPIGMEKQKNKFGSVEEQEKDDTSIWNYYKHAIRLRNENPEIARGTINVMNDITDGDIVAITKTYKKSKIGMLMNNSSKEKKLTLNKEKYGFSRIKGSLTVNDKEPELEEKKITLPPYSIVILK
- a CDS encoding transcriptional regulator is translated as MVTIKDIAKQLGISISTVSKGLNGASDISEEMRQLVLDTALEMGYVTKNKRPTIRHKVAIIVENMEYENINQFGYEIMTGFRLAANEQQYEVSIIPVDLYFQAKQSYDNMMIQNGYSGAFILGFDLTDVYINQLQSTTIPTVLFDNYISNKHVGYIGTDNTAGIDALIQHLYDLGHRNIAFLNGAKHSFITGRRFDLMQKAMKSLDLEIPKNMVAYGEFDPSTAKKYVNDFINNGATAIVCGSDLIASGVINELHRIGKRVPEEISVTGFDDLPIAKYLAPPLTTVRQERFTLGKLAFMLLTNLIHNISITTLLLQSELIVRETTGPCNQK